The stretch of DNA AATTTAGATCTGCTTATATAATTAAAAACTCACGAGTAGATCTTGGGTATTGATGGTTGACTCCATCTACATCACCACCAGTGCTATATATACCATGCAATCCTTGGTTCACAGTTCTACCATTGTGGCTTCACACTCAAAATATGTAGCAGTAAGCTTACAGCACTTAGCCTTTTTGTGTTCTTCAGTATTGGATTAGCCAATGCTGTTAGGGTGACTAGGTACTCTAGTTCTCAAGGAACGGGTGCAAGAGAGGGCAATGGTGGCGCGCTAGCGAATGGAGCTGGCTCAGGATCCGGAAGCGGCTCTGGATCCAGTCAGACTAGTGGTGGTGGATCCTATGCGAGTGCtagaggtggtggcggcggcggcggctggtcaCAATATGGTGGTTCTGCCTTTGGTGGTGGATCCGGCACAGGATCTGGCTCTACTTTATCTGAACAGGGGTCGTCTTATGGCTATGGTGGGACTACAAGTGCTGGGGGcaatggtggcggtggtggtggcgggcaAGCTTTAGGCAATGAGGGCTCTAGTGGATATGGTGCAGGTGGTGGCAATGGATCTGGATCTAGCGAGGCAAGTAGATGCTACTACAATCCATATGTACCAACATATGCCAATGCAAATGCTGCGGGTAATGGTGGTGGCACAGGAAACAGTCAAAAAGGTGGGAGTGGTGGTGGTAATGGTAGTGGTTCTGGGTACGGAGATGCAGACCCTTAGAATTTCTTATATAATCTCAAGTTGAGCCCAAAATATGTTATTTCACTTTTGTTCTATGAATTTTTTTGTacttctatttttccttttcatGTACGACCGGACACGAACTAATAAAAGGATCCATTATTGATTGTTAGCTTCAACAAAGTATGAAGATTGAGTAATTTGTTAGATTCTGAATCACAAGGGTTCTACACTGGATTGTGTTCTGAGCATAGATCGAGTACGGGTACATGTTCTAGAGAGAAATACAAGTATTTCTAGCCCTAGGTCTAGTACAAAAGGAAGAGGGAGTAGGGAGAGTGTAGACCATCGGTCGGAGGGGGTGCAGAGGAGCTCGTCCCGGTGGGCGCCATTGCGTCGATGGAGTcgaggatggaggcgaggaagtccTGGTCGGTGAGACACGgatctggcggcggcggtggatggCGTAGATCCCGGCGTCCTTTAGGCCTCCACCGGCACTGGCCGACGACAGGGTtggcggaggaggacgtcgtTGTTGCGGCAGCGGAGCTTCCCGTCGGCCTCGCGCTAACCCTAGATCGGTAGGGACTGTGGGAGAGGGTTGTGGCGGCGGTGAACTTGGGGTACCGTGCCCCGAGCCCTCTCCCTATGTAGCGAAAATGGtatctcatgccatatttcaatataatattttggtgattgatatagacaacacaacacttggattaatatgattgttaagatgaccattctcaggcttttaggttcaagtgatgacaaagagaagataggcgtagctaggcccgaagggccacccctacggtggttcccagaagctgaggctagggttttgcgtcggttgaaccgatgatgaagatattgaatatgtcggtgcaacggcagaagaagaccaagggaattgcatacatcggttgaaccgatgatacaCTGGTCAattacgtcggtgtagttgtccagagagttggttttcgggaactctgggatagttacatgcaccggttaaaccggcgatgaagatACATTCACCAGTTGattaaggtagccgttgaagtataacggctagttggaaaaaagtgctcaccggttaaaccggtgatgacacaaagtggatcatcggtttaaccggtgatagcattttttgtcagccacttttc from Panicum virgatum strain AP13 chromosome 9K, P.virgatum_v5, whole genome shotgun sequence encodes:
- the LOC120647857 gene encoding putative glycine-rich cell wall structural protein 1; this translates as MAPERLLFYHCGFTLKICSSKLTALSLFVFFSIGLANAVRVTRYSSSQGTGAREGNGGALANGAGSGSGSGSGSSQTSGGGSYASARGGGGGGGWSQYGGSAFGGGSGTGSGSTLSEQGSSYGYGGTTSAGGNGGGGGGGQALGNEGSSGYGAGGGNGSGSSEASRCYYNPYVPTYANANAAGNGGGTGNSQKGGSGGGNGSGSGYGDADP